From a single Candidatus Delongbacteria bacterium genomic region:
- the serS gene encoding serine--tRNA ligase, with amino-acid sequence MLDIKQIRSEPEELQRRINTKNVTVDFSEILGLDEKRRTLIVEVESLKAERNTASREIAAAQKRGENAEGAMAETRRIAERIRELDLQLKELEETQQNLLMVIPNAPHASVPVGHSDKENRVEREWGSKKTQNFQVLDHIRLGESLGLFDFPRGTKISGSGFPLYTGLGARLERAIINFMLDLQSREHGYTEVMPPFVVNSASMTGTGQLPKMHDDMYHCERDDLWLIPTAEVPITNIHAGEILDAADLPVRYCGYSPCFRREAGSYGRDVRGFLRTHQFNKVELVKLTRPEESWEELEKLTANAETVLRKLDLHYRVLTLCTGDTSFASAKTYDLEVWSPGEQRYLECSSCSNFEDFQARRANIRFKEAGGKPRFVHTLNGSGLATSRLIVALLETWQREDGGLEIPPPLRPFMGVDSIEPRS; translated from the coding sequence ATGCTCGACATCAAGCAGATCCGCAGTGAGCCGGAAGAGCTTCAGCGCCGGATCAATACCAAGAACGTCACGGTGGATTTCAGCGAGATCCTGGGTCTGGACGAGAAGCGCCGCACCCTGATCGTTGAGGTCGAAAGCCTCAAGGCCGAACGCAACACGGCCTCGCGCGAGATCGCGGCCGCCCAGAAGCGCGGCGAGAACGCCGAGGGCGCGATGGCCGAGACCCGGCGCATTGCCGAGCGCATCCGCGAGCTGGACCTTCAGCTCAAGGAACTGGAGGAGACCCAGCAGAACCTGCTGATGGTGATTCCCAACGCTCCCCACGCCAGCGTGCCCGTGGGGCACAGCGACAAGGAGAACCGCGTCGAACGCGAATGGGGCAGCAAGAAGACCCAGAACTTCCAGGTGCTGGATCACATACGTCTGGGCGAGTCCCTGGGGCTCTTCGATTTTCCGCGCGGCACCAAGATCAGCGGCAGTGGCTTTCCGCTCTACACGGGGCTGGGAGCGCGGCTCGAGCGTGCCATCATCAACTTCATGCTCGATCTGCAGAGTCGCGAACACGGGTATACCGAGGTGATGCCGCCCTTCGTGGTCAATTCCGCCTCGATGACCGGCACGGGCCAGTTGCCCAAGATGCACGACGACATGTATCACTGCGAGCGCGATGACCTCTGGCTGATTCCCACCGCCGAGGTGCCCATCACCAACATCCACGCCGGCGAGATTCTGGATGCGGCCGATCTGCCCGTGCGCTACTGTGGCTACAGCCCCTGCTTCCGGCGCGAGGCGGGCAGTTACGGACGCGACGTGCGAGGCTTTCTGCGCACTCACCAGTTCAACAAGGTGGAACTGGTCAAACTGACCCGACCGGAGGAGTCCTGGGAGGAGCTGGAGAAGCTGACCGCCAACGCGGAAACCGTGCTCCGGAAACTGGACCTGCACTATCGGGTGCTGACTCTCTGCACGGGTGACACAAGTTTCGCCAGCGCCAAGACCTATGACCTTGAGGTCTGGAGCCCGGGCGAGCAGCGTTATCTCGAATGCTCGAGCTGCAGCAATTTCGAGGACTTCCAGGCGCGCCGCGCCAACATCCGTTTCAAGGAAGCGGGCGGCAAGCCGCGTTTCGTGCACACGCTCAACGGCAGTGGCCTGGCCACCAGTCGTCTGATCGTGGCCCTGCTGGAAACCTGGCAGCGCGAAGATGGCGGACTGGAAATCCCACCGCCCCTGCGGCCTTTCATGGGTGTGGACAGCATCGAACCCCGGAGCTGA
- a CDS encoding 6-phosphofructokinase has product MAALKSHKGTIGILTGGGDVPGLNPAIRALTVRALRDGYRVVGIRRGWAGLIDLQRDRPIDENDCVMQLTEDLVNRAARTGGTFLHTSRTRPSHVPLNLIPEHLVEKYGQPGDGATTADLTPEVLANLEFLGIDTLIPIGGDDTLSYGERMHKEGVRVIAIPKTMDNDVPGTDYCIGFSTCVTRTIEMTRALRTSAGSHERILVLEVFGRYAGFTALLPTMAGAANRCVIPEHPFDVDHLTQLLVEDRRINPSKYSVVLISEGATFRGQDDMAFEGAETDMFGHRKLGGIGEKLAAMIKDRSAQFNKGRRINVIYQKLGYLVRCGDPDSVDAIVPMAFGNIAMDLVTQGASGRLVCVRRGAYDHVPVNTITSSKKLVDVSRHYDRDRLRPVYRDFLGSPVFIMTGG; this is encoded by the coding sequence ATGGCTGCACTCAAGTCCCACAAAGGGACGATCGGCATACTGACGGGCGGTGGCGACGTCCCCGGCCTGAACCCCGCCATCCGGGCTCTGACCGTGCGCGCGCTGCGCGACGGCTACCGCGTGGTGGGCATCCGGCGTGGCTGGGCCGGTCTGATCGATCTCCAGCGTGACCGACCCATCGACGAGAACGACTGCGTGATGCAGTTGACCGAAGATCTGGTCAACCGGGCCGCCCGCACGGGAGGCACCTTCCTGCACACCTCGCGCACGCGGCCCAGTCACGTGCCTCTCAACCTGATTCCCGAGCACCTTGTCGAGAAGTACGGCCAGCCCGGCGACGGAGCCACCACGGCGGACCTGACCCCCGAAGTGCTGGCCAACCTGGAGTTCCTTGGCATCGATACCCTGATCCCGATCGGGGGCGACGATACCCTGTCCTACGGGGAACGCATGCACAAGGAGGGAGTGCGCGTGATCGCCATTCCCAAGACCATGGACAACGACGTGCCCGGCACGGACTACTGCATCGGATTCAGTACCTGTGTCACGCGCACCATCGAGATGACCCGGGCCCTGCGCACCAGCGCCGGCAGCCATGAGCGCATTCTGGTGCTCGAGGTCTTCGGCCGCTACGCGGGATTCACCGCGCTGCTGCCCACCATGGCCGGTGCGGCCAATCGCTGCGTGATTCCCGAGCATCCCTTCGACGTGGATCACCTGACCCAGCTGCTGGTCGAGGACCGCCGGATCAACCCCAGCAAGTACAGCGTGGTGCTGATCAGCGAAGGCGCGACCTTCCGCGGACAGGACGACATGGCTTTCGAGGGAGCCGAGACCGACATGTTCGGTCACCGCAAGCTGGGCGGCATCGGTGAGAAGCTGGCCGCGATGATCAAGGACCGCAGCGCCCAGTTCAACAAGGGCCGCCGGATCAACGTGATCTATCAGAAACTGGGGTACCTGGTTCGCTGTGGCGACCCCGACTCCGTGGATGCCATCGTGCCCATGGCCTTTGGCAACATCGCGATGGACCTGGTCACCCAGGGGGCGTCCGGGCGTCTGGTCTGCGTGCGCCGGGGCGCCTACGACCATGTCCCGGTGAACACGATCACCAGCTCCAAGAAACTGGTGGATGTGTCACGCCACTACGACCGTGACCGTCTGCGCCCGGTCTATCGTGACTTCCTGGGCAGCCCCGTGTTCATCATGACCGGAGGCTGA
- the rodA gene encoding rod shape-determining protein RodA: MLSTFIRKFDWTLFLSALALMGAGLLVLASASANQVENYAVRQAIWYLLGLPVLLVAALLPPGFWFATSWVVYGASLLLLLAVKIMGVVGMGAERWIAIGPLHFQPSELGKFALVLALARFLSDNRMDLSRFRNIAAALLIAGTPLFLVLLQPDLGTALIYGFVIFPMLIRAGLPWSWALFLIAPLVAILLSTSIFMLLGFILLLAVVLWYSEIGLLLNFGILGLTATVGFSLPALWGLLHEYQQKRILTFLNPEADPLGAGYQIIQSKVAVGSGGLFGKGWLQGTQTQLDFLPERHTDFIFSVLAEEWGFLGASTVLALFTVLLVRAMVVGLGHRNGYCALVMTGLSSVLFFHVLVNAGMTLGIMPVTGLPMPFLTYGGSFVLTTLLILGVLLNFSWHRRDSLT; the protein is encoded by the coding sequence GTGCTGAGCACCTTCATCCGCAAATTCGACTGGACCCTGTTCCTCAGTGCTTTGGCTCTGATGGGCGCGGGGCTGCTCGTGCTGGCCAGTGCGTCGGCCAACCAGGTGGAAAACTACGCCGTGCGCCAGGCGATCTGGTATCTGCTGGGATTGCCGGTCCTGTTGGTCGCGGCGCTGTTGCCGCCCGGATTCTGGTTCGCCACGTCATGGGTGGTCTATGGCGCCAGTCTGCTGTTGCTGCTGGCGGTAAAGATCATGGGCGTCGTGGGCATGGGTGCCGAGCGCTGGATCGCGATCGGGCCCCTGCATTTCCAGCCCTCCGAGCTGGGCAAGTTCGCCCTTGTGCTGGCCCTGGCACGGTTCCTTTCCGACAACCGCATGGACCTGAGTCGCTTCCGCAACATCGCCGCCGCTCTGCTGATCGCCGGCACACCACTGTTCCTTGTGCTCTTGCAACCCGACCTGGGGACCGCCCTGATCTACGGCTTCGTGATCTTTCCCATGCTGATCCGTGCCGGTCTGCCCTGGTCCTGGGCGCTGTTTCTGATTGCCCCGTTGGTGGCGATTCTGCTCAGCACCAGCATCTTCATGCTGCTGGGCTTCATTCTGCTGTTGGCCGTGGTGCTTTGGTATTCCGAGATCGGGCTGCTGCTGAACTTCGGCATCCTGGGGCTGACCGCCACCGTCGGATTCTCCTTGCCCGCACTCTGGGGGCTGCTGCACGAGTACCAGCAGAAGCGCATTCTGACCTTTCTCAATCCCGAAGCCGATCCCCTGGGGGCGGGTTACCAGATCATTCAGTCCAAGGTGGCCGTTGGCAGTGGGGGGCTCTTCGGCAAGGGCTGGTTGCAGGGCACCCAGACCCAGCTGGATTTCCTGCCCGAACGCCACACGGACTTCATCTTCAGCGTGCTGGCCGAGGAGTGGGGATTCCTGGGGGCATCCACGGTTCTGGCGTTGTTCACCGTCCTGCTTGTTCGCGCGATGGTGGTGGGGCTGGGGCATCGCAATGGCTACTGTGCCCTCGTGATGACCGGACTGTCCTCCGTGCTGTTCTTTCACGTGCTGGTGAATGCGGGCATGACTCTGGGCATCATGCCCGTCACGGGTCTGCCCATGCCCTTCCTGACCTATGGGGGCAGTTTCGTGCTCACCACCCTGCTGATTCTGGGGGTGCTGCTCAACTTCTCCTGGCATCGCCGCGACAGCCTGACCTGA
- a CDS encoding MFS transporter: MNRPDDEQESTRPAKPATREHPLLNLLINIVLPALILMKLSHRLGNTAALVFALSLPLGWGLWGLWREKRLSPISVLGVISVLLTGGIGLLKLDPSWIAIKEAAIPLAIGVGIAISRWTRWPVVATLVEKLIDTRRVHTALAERGHETAYRKRLNVSNWILAASFLVSATTNYLLARFIVVSPSGSEAFNNELGRMTALSFPVNVLPSLLVMVLALIYLIRGIENLTGLKLEEVVHPHV; this comes from the coding sequence ATGAACAGGCCTGATGACGAGCAGGAAAGCACACGACCGGCGAAGCCCGCAACCCGCGAGCATCCGCTGCTGAACCTGTTGATCAACATCGTCCTGCCCGCGTTGATCCTGATGAAACTGAGTCACCGTCTGGGCAATACGGCCGCACTTGTGTTCGCCTTGTCCCTGCCTCTCGGATGGGGGCTCTGGGGTCTTTGGCGCGAGAAGCGCCTGAGTCCGATCTCCGTGCTGGGCGTGATCTCGGTTCTGCTCACGGGCGGAATCGGCTTGCTGAAGCTGGATCCTTCCTGGATCGCGATCAAGGAAGCCGCGATCCCTCTGGCGATCGGGGTGGGCATCGCGATCTCGCGCTGGACTCGCTGGCCCGTGGTCGCCACCCTTGTCGAGAAGTTGATTGACACGCGGCGCGTTCATACCGCCCTGGCCGAACGCGGCCACGAAACAGCCTATCGCAAGCGCCTGAATGTGAGCAACTGGATCCTGGCCGCCAGTTTTCTGGTGTCCGCGACCACCAATTACCTGCTGGCACGCTTCATCGTGGTGAGTCCTTCGGGCAGCGAGGCCTTCAACAACGAACTGGGCCGGATGACCGCGCTCAGTTTTCCCGTGAACGTCCTGCCCTCGCTGCTGGTCATGGTCCTTGCCCTGATCTACCTGATACGCGGCATCGAGAACCTGACCGGACTGAAACTGGAAGAAGTGGTGCACCCTCACGTCTAG